From the genome of Pukyongia salina, one region includes:
- a CDS encoding CPBP family intramembrane glutamic endopeptidase: MYIAQAYNHLHDWWRYLLPIAGLLGLSALNYAVILLLDIDVDTIIKEEIAKKGSNRVFLENIAPMALFLVALFVWVKYVHKQSIRSLTTARKKIDWGRFWFGFGIIAVTTIVLTGIDYYANPDDYVLQFDLVPFLFLALIAIIFIPLQTSFEEYMFRGYLMQGIGVLAKNKWVPLVLTSIIFGGLHFLNPEVEKLGSVMMVYYIGTGFFLGIITLMDDGLELALGFHAGNNLVAALLLTADWTVFQTNSVLKDVSEPSAGFDIIAPVFIIYPIFIGIMAWRYKWTGWKDKLLGKVEPPPLIEEDTIDYVH, translated from the coding sequence ATGTACATAGCTCAGGCTTATAATCATTTACACGACTGGTGGCGTTATCTGCTGCCCATTGCGGGGTTATTAGGACTCTCCGCATTAAACTATGCGGTAATTTTACTATTGGATATCGACGTAGACACCATCATAAAAGAAGAGATCGCAAAAAAAGGCTCCAATAGGGTTTTTCTTGAGAATATTGCGCCTATGGCGCTCTTTCTGGTCGCCCTCTTTGTATGGGTAAAATATGTGCATAAACAATCTATTAGATCACTCACTACAGCAAGAAAGAAAATCGACTGGGGCAGGTTTTGGTTTGGTTTTGGGATCATAGCGGTAACCACGATCGTACTTACCGGTATAGATTATTATGCCAACCCCGATGATTATGTCTTGCAGTTCGATCTCGTTCCCTTCTTATTCCTGGCTTTGATAGCTATCATTTTTATTCCATTGCAAACCAGTTTCGAGGAATATATGTTTCGTGGTTATCTCATGCAGGGGATAGGAGTACTGGCAAAGAACAAATGGGTGCCGCTGGTACTTACATCGATCATTTTTGGAGGCTTACACTTCCTTAACCCCGAGGTGGAAAAACTGGGAAGCGTAATGATGGTCTACTACATTGGGACAGGATTCTTCCTTGGGATCATAACTTTAATGGATGACGGGCTGGAACTGGCCCTAGGGTTTCATGCTGGTAATAATCTTGTTGCGGCTTTATTGCTTACGGCAGACTGGACAGTGTTTCAAACAAATTCGGTCCTGAAAGATGTTTCCGAACCTTCTGCCGGTTTCGATATAATTGCTCCGGTATTTATAATTTATCCCATCTTTATAGGTATAATGGCCTGGCGTTATAAATGGACAGGATGGAAAGACAAATTATTGGGTAAGGTAGAACCGCCGCCCCTTATTGAAGAAGACACTATAGATTACGTACATTAA
- a CDS encoding AMP-binding protein codes for MKPTSQSLHPAFKLNGLEFSSAEEVLNFADGLLEDGNEQEASVVRFLEQWLDFSETIKVRTSGSTGKPKWIELSKAHMINSARATGAYFKAGNNTQALLCLSADYIAGKMMLVRAMVLGWDLHVVTPSKDSLTEYDNDYDFVAMVPYQVWHSLDALKKVKKLIIGGGRVPAELEEKLQDVDTEAFATYGMTETATHVAVRRLNGPARSESFSALPDVKFSVDARSCLIITAPAILDAPLVTNDVVTLNSPTNFNWHGRYDNVINSGGLKIYPELVEAKLSSFIPNNFLIASEKDELLGERVILIFEGEMKETSSLADAFRKLEPHERPKRVYSLSKFVYTDTGKLKRRDVLKVLQKYK; via the coding sequence TTGAAACCAACCTCACAATCACTTCACCCGGCATTTAAACTTAACGGTCTTGAATTTTCCTCGGCCGAAGAAGTTTTGAATTTTGCCGATGGTTTACTTGAGGATGGTAATGAGCAGGAAGCGAGTGTGGTTCGCTTTTTGGAGCAATGGTTGGATTTTTCTGAAACCATTAAAGTGAGAACATCGGGATCTACAGGGAAGCCAAAATGGATCGAACTTAGTAAAGCTCACATGATCAATAGCGCCAGGGCTACCGGTGCCTATTTCAAGGCCGGGAACAATACCCAGGCTTTATTGTGTCTTTCAGCCGATTATATAGCCGGAAAGATGATGTTGGTTCGTGCTATGGTTTTGGGTTGGGATCTGCACGTCGTAACACCCTCCAAAGATTCTCTCACCGAATACGATAATGATTACGATTTTGTTGCCATGGTCCCATACCAGGTCTGGCACTCCCTGGACGCCCTGAAAAAAGTAAAGAAACTCATCATTGGCGGAGGACGAGTTCCCGCCGAACTAGAGGAAAAACTACAAGATGTAGATACCGAGGCTTTTGCCACCTATGGCATGACCGAGACAGCAACACATGTGGCCGTTAGAAGATTAAACGGCCCCGCACGAAGTGAAAGCTTTTCTGCTCTTCCCGATGTAAAATTTTCGGTAGATGCGAGAAGTTGTTTGATTATTACTGCTCCTGCAATCCTGGATGCCCCATTGGTTACCAATGATGTGGTGACTTTAAACTCGCCTACAAACTTCAATTGGCACGGACGATATGACAACGTGATCAATAGTGGCGGCTTAAAGATCTATCCCGAATTAGTGGAAGCAAAATTGTCATCCTTTATTCCTAATAATTTCCTTATTGCTTCTGAAAAAGACGAGCTATTGGGAGAGCGTGTCATCCTAATCTTCGAAGGTGAGATGAAAGAGACTTCATCCCTGGCCGATGCATTCCGGAAATTAGAGCCCCACGAACGCCCAAAAAGGGTGTATAGCTTATCTAAATTTGTGTACACAGACACCGGTAAATTAAAACGCCGGGACGTGCTTAAGGTACTTCAGAAATACAAATAA
- a CDS encoding TonB-dependent receptor plug domain-containing protein — protein MKKLITTFVCFFVLQLGAQTVTVQGLVTDEYNVPLNGASILVLGTDKGVQTNFDGNYSLEAKVGQKLVCSYLGMNDEIAVIEEGGTMDFTLSLKPEEIGTVVIRTYGVPKSDKLIPTSVTILEAKDIENKPESDAIRSMAGKIPGARITGTSGALGSGTNFVIRSSSSITGNNTPLFIVDGTPFNAGTNDLSGLSGGGAITSSRFLDLDPNNIESVKVLRGLSAAILYGQEGRNGVVLITTKSGSQKDYALAPDLPYSERYLAAQEEARTRLANERTATELGYASPYQAMVKSILSSNDRMSTYLSLRENNPNDPAFYVDIFDRFKKIDPDFAMGVLNSFTTVKSNDPQLLKVLAYKLEEQGKAMDAVTVYRRILELRPDEPQSYRDLALAVYEAGDPEEAVKLLFSVTQRAGLNKEYKRIVENDITSILSSSETARKAYNIRSTDLKNVTRDMRVVIDWNRKDVDLDLTVIDPNLEIATPENPKTRAGGVLLSNNESGYGPEIYDLEELQTGSYYLKVQHPLKEGEILDVDGATYVKLTIYRNYGRADQSREIQLVRIVEDKKLQLMDRIAVL, from the coding sequence ATGAAAAAATTAATTACCACATTCGTTTGTTTCTTCGTCCTACAACTAGGGGCGCAGACTGTTACTGTACAAGGGCTTGTAACAGATGAGTATAATGTACCCTTGAATGGTGCGAGTATCCTGGTTTTGGGCACAGATAAAGGTGTGCAAACCAACTTTGACGGAAATTATTCCCTCGAGGCAAAAGTTGGACAGAAGTTGGTGTGTTCTTACCTGGGAATGAACGATGAGATTGCCGTAATCGAAGAAGGTGGAACAATGGATTTCACCCTGTCCCTGAAACCCGAAGAAATAGGGACGGTAGTGATCCGTACGTATGGTGTTCCTAAGAGCGATAAACTAATTCCTACTTCGGTAACCATACTCGAAGCGAAAGACATTGAAAATAAGCCCGAATCGGACGCCATTCGCTCTATGGCTGGCAAGATCCCCGGCGCCAGGATCACCGGAACCAGTGGAGCTTTGGGTTCGGGAACTAATTTTGTGATCCGCTCCAGTAGTTCGATAACCGGAAACAATACTCCCTTATTTATTGTGGACGGAACTCCTTTTAATGCCGGGACCAATGATCTATCCGGCCTATCCGGTGGAGGTGCCATAACCAGTAGTAGATTTCTCGATCTGGACCCCAATAATATTGAAAGTGTAAAGGTATTAAGGGGCTTAAGTGCTGCCATACTTTATGGCCAGGAAGGTCGAAATGGAGTTGTACTAATCACCACAAAGTCTGGTTCTCAAAAAGATTATGCGCTCGCTCCAGACCTGCCATATAGCGAACGCTACCTGGCAGCACAAGAAGAAGCGCGTACCCGATTGGCGAATGAGCGCACAGCTACGGAATTAGGCTATGCGAGTCCGTACCAGGCTATGGTAAAATCTATTCTATCCAGTAATGACCGGATGAGCACCTACCTTAGCTTAAGAGAGAATAATCCTAACGATCCCGCATTCTATGTGGATATTTTCGACAGGTTCAAAAAAATTGACCCCGATTTTGCAATGGGCGTTTTAAATTCGTTTACCACAGTAAAGAGTAACGACCCTCAATTACTGAAAGTACTGGCATATAAACTGGAGGAGCAGGGGAAAGCAATGGATGCTGTTACTGTATATCGCAGGATCCTCGAACTGAGACCAGACGAACCTCAGTCGTACCGGGATCTCGCTCTGGCCGTTTATGAAGCTGGCGACCCGGAAGAAGCCGTAAAGCTACTATTCTCGGTAACGCAGAGAGCCGGACTTAATAAGGAATACAAAAGAATTGTAGAAAACGATATAACTAGCATTCTTAGCAGTTCGGAAACCGCCAGAAAGGCTTATAATATCAGGTCGACCGACTTGAAAAACGTTACCAGAGATATGCGGGTAGTGATCGATTGGAATCGAAAAGATGTGGATCTCGACCTAACCGTTATCGATCCTAATCTGGAGATCGCAACTCCCGAGAACCCCAAAACCAGGGCCGGAGGTGTGCTGCTTAGTAATAACGAATCCGGATATGGCCCGGAGATCTATGACCTGGAAGAGCTTCAAACAGGTTCCTATTATCTAAAAGTACAACATCCACTGAAAGAGGGTGAGATTCTCGATGTGGATGGAGCAACCTATGTAAAGCTTACAATTTATAGAAATTATGGCCGAGCAGATCAAAGTAGGGAAATACAGCTGGTACGTATTGTTGAAGACAAGAAATTACAGCTAATGGATAGGATCGCAGTTCTGTGA